The following DNA comes from Pseudomonadota bacterium.
CTGCGGCAAACAATCCCGACACCAGGATTTTTTTGAGATCCCAGCCGGTGGCCCGGTAGACGATTATCACCGCCACCGGGATAAGCATCATTGACGGCAGATAGCTGCGGTGTTCATAGATGATTTCCAGCGGGATAATCGATGATTCAATAACCAGGTTGCCCAGGAACCAGAAAATCCCGAAGGACAGAAACCGGTCCTTTCTGGCGGCATGAATCGCCAGAATGATCATACCCAGAATTCCGGCAAAGGCATACAAGGTTGCCGAAGGGTTGAGCCAACCCTGGGAGAAAATGAAATGATGATCGAGGTTGAGGCGCGAAGGGTGGGGCAGAAGCAGCTGGCTGATATAGAAAATGATTACCCGCGGCTGGGTTAATACCCGTTCCACAAGGGTGAAATCGCGGACTTTATAGCCATCAAGCAAGGCTCGAAATGGATCGGCGCCCATGTAGATAAAGCTGATAGCGATTAACAAAATGATAATTGTACAAATCGGCAGACTCTTTTTTTTGAGCCATTTTGCGTCAAGATCTTGAAAAAAATACCATTCGTATACAAACAGAAAAACCGGCAGGGTTATGGCAATCTCTTTAGTGCCAAGGGCAAAGAGCGCTGAGAGCAGACAGAGGCAGAGCCAGAATATTTTCATACCCTTGTCGGCAATGGATCTGAAATTGACGTAGGAAAGCATTGCCAGGATGAAAAACATCGAAGCCATGGAGTTCATTCTCTGCACTATGTAGGTCACGGATTGGGTATGAACCGGATGCACCAGCCAGATGAGTGCCGCCAGGAAGGCAATGGCTGATATTCGAAAATCAGCTGAATTTTTATATTGCAGATTGAGGGTGAGATGCAGGAATTGAAAGAGAAAGGTTGCGGCAAGAATATGGATGAGAATATTCACCAGATGATAGCCAGGCAGGGCATTGCCGCTGAAATAATAATTCAATGCAAGGCTGATATTTGCGATGGGTCGATTTTTTAAGAAACCGTGTTTGCCGGCATTGATGATTTCAAGAAGTCCGGGGTTCTGCACCTGGATTGCGCTGCTGTCCAGGATATTTGTCATGTCATCAAACTGGTAGGGAACATTGAAGGAATTTGAATAGATTGCAAGGCCTGTCACTGAAAAAATCAGCAGAACAAGGGGCAACCGATACTTGTTCAAAAAAGGGTTCATTATATCAGGTGCAGTTTGGATCATGTCAGTTGCCTGAGGGCTTGATTTTCATGCTTCGGGCTTTTATCAGATTGTTTTTTGCCTCAATAAAGTCTGGATTGGCGCGCAGGGATAGTTTGAACATCTCAATGGCCTCATCGAGTTTGCCTTGTGACCCAAGGATAATTCCCAGGTTGTTGCTGGCAATTTCCAGACTCTGATCAATTTCCAGCGCCCCTTGATAATAGAATTGGGCTCTGTCGGGATTGCCCATTTTTTCGAAGATGAATGCCAGACGAAGATAGGCCGGAGTAAAGTCCGGATCAGCCTTGATAGCTTCTTTATACGAATAAATAGCTTCTTTGAGGTGTCCTTGATTTTCCTGAATCATCGCAATATTGGCAAGGGTGGTCATGTTATCGGGTTTGATTTTCTTTGCCTCATTGAAATGCTCCAGCGCCATCTCATAGTTTTGATCTAATGCATAGGTGCTTCCAATGTTGTTGTGCGCCTTGTAATCTTCCGGATCAATTTCCAGGGCCTTGCGGAAATACACCAGGGCCTTTTCAAAATCAGCTTTTTTGCTGTAGGCGTTGCCAAGGTTGAGATTGGGTCGGGCTTTTAATGGGGATTTTTTTGCACAATCCTGCCAGAGAGAAATTTCATCGGCCCACACCGTGTTTCGTTGATAGCTCCAGAAGGAAAAAATCATGCCCAGGATAATCGCGGCAGCGTAGAAAACTTTTCCTGAAGAAATAATTCTGTGCGCAGCAACAACAACCAGAAGGCAAAGAAACATCGATGGTAAATACATCCGGTGTTCAAAGATTATCTCAAGACCGATAACCGTGGACTCTATTAAAAGATTGCCGAACAACCAGAAAATGGTGAACGAAAAAAGGCGGTTTTTCTGTGCCGCGAAAATCCCATAAATCAATAAGAAGACAATGCCTGCAAGGGCAAGGATGGTGGTCGGTGGAATCATTAATGATGTGGACAGAACAAAATCATGATCAAGATTCATCCGGCCCGGCATGGGAAGCACAAACAGACTCAGATAGTAAAAAAACACCCGTCCCTGGGTCATCATTCTTTCCGGGAGAGTGAAATCACGACGGCCGTATCCTGCAAGAACCGCATCAACTGGATGTATACCCAGAGTCATATAGAAGGCCAGGGCGTAAAAGATAAGAAGAGCAATGACGGCCAGCACACCTTGTCTGCTTACCAGGAATTTTTTATCCGCATCCTGGAAAAAAAACCACTCATAGAGAAAGATGAACACCGGCAGCATAGCGGTATTTTCTTTTGATCCAAAGGCAAGAAGGGCGCTGATCAGGCTTAATGATAACAGGATTATTCTCCGGCGATTTTGCGGGGCAAGACGCGCATGAATATAGAACAGCAGCGATGTGATAAAGAACAGGGCGCCCAGGCTGTTCATCCGCTGGACGATATAGGTGGCGGACTGGGTCTGGAGTGGATGTATGAGCCAGAGGGCAACAGCAATGAGCGGCATAAAGAACTGCCGGTCTGATTCTTCGGATTTTGATGCACGCTGCAGGGTTATTTTGAAAAGCAAATAGAGTACAAAACCCGTGGCAAGGTGAATCATGACATTAAACAGATGATAGCCAAAGGTTCTGTATTGATGAAAATAATAGTCCAGGGCAAATGAAATATTTGCAACCGGTCTCTTTGGCAGGGGGCTTTTGAGGACGGCCTTTGTGAGGTTTTCGAAGCTGATTCCGGTGATCCGGATATAGGGATTTGAGACAATCTGGCTATCGTCATCCAGCACAAAAGGCCCATTGAGTGCCGGAGAGTATAAAAAGAGCACCAGCAGAGATATGCCCAGAAGGATGAGCAGCTCGGTGCGTAAAGTTCGAGAGAAATTCATTTTTGATTACGCTTCCTGTCGAGGGTTCTCCTGACATGGATTTTCCCATTTTTTGTCATAAAACAACCAGCAGGTTTCATTGAGAGATTTTTTCCTTTTGTTGCAGGACGTGCATGAGGTTCTGTTTTGCCTGTGCATGATTGGGGTCGATGGTCAGTGCTTTTCTGAAAAAATCCTCGGCATTGGGAAGCTCTCCCCGGGAAAGGAAAATCAGGCCGAGATTATTATGGGCCTGGGCATTCTCCGGTTGAATTTCCAGCGCTTTATTATAAAGAGTAAACGCTTCTTCAAGATTGCCTTGTCGGTGTTTTGCCGTGCCAAGGTTGACAAGGAGCTGCGGGTCTTCAGGCGAAAGGGTCAACGCCCTTGCAAGATGGGTTTGAGCAAGCTCAAGGTTGCCGAGTTTCCCATAAAGCACTCCTATGGATTTATTGGCCTTGATATCGTCTGGAAGCATATCAAGGATAATTATAAGGTGCTTGACTGCCAGGGGGAATTGATCTGCTTTTTCATAAGCATATGCAAGATGTTCATGGGCGGGAAGCAGGCGTGGTTCCAGTACCAGTGCCAGATTAATTTCATGAACCGCTTCGGCATAATTTTCTGTACTGATATGAAGGAGGCCGAGGTTAAAGTGGGGGCGGGCTTTATTTGGATTTTTCTGGATCATGTCATTATAAAATCTGACAGGTTCACTCCAGGCAGCATTGCGTTGAAATGTCCAGAAACAGGAGACAATCAGGATAAATATGGTGACGCTCAACACAATTTTCGACGATTGTATGGTGCGGAAGAGCAGCACGGTGAATATGACTATGAAAAACATTGAGGGGAGATAGAGCCGGTGCTCAAAAATGATTTCGATGCCGATAACCGATGATTCCAGGGCAAGATTGCCGAAAAACCACAGCAGGGAAAATCCCAGCAATCTATTTTTTTTGGAAATCATAAAAGCAAAGATTAACAGCAGCAAAACCGCAACAATGGCCAGGATGGTGGTTGGCGGGCTCAGAAGGGAGGATGAGAGGGCAAAATCATGTTCCAGTGTGAGTCGTGAAGGGTTTGGATACAACAGGAGTGAAATGTAAAAGATGACAACCCTGAATTCGGTCAGCAGCCTTTCAGTGAGGTTGAAATCCCGGTAGGCAAAACTATTCTGGATTGATTGTAAGGGATTGCCGCCAGCGAAAAAAAACACCAGGAGAAAGAGCAGCAGGCAGATGCCGGCTATAAAGGGTATTTGTTTTTTGAGCCAGGAGCCCTTGAGATCCTGAAAAAAATAAAATTCGTAGAGAAAGATAAAAAAAGGCAACGTTATTGAAATTTCTTTTGATCCGAGTGACAGCAGCCCTGAAAAAATAGCCGCCAAAAACCACTTGGGATGTGTGCCGGCAGCTTTATTCTGTTCCATTCTGGCCTGGGCATAACAATAACATGAAAGAATATAAAACAGGGCGGCAAGCCCGGTCATCCTTTGAACCACGTATGTAACTGTCTGGGTCTGAACAGGATGGGCAAGCCATAATAATGTCGCCAGCAGAGCAATTATATTGGTACCGGAAGGAATTTTCATTGGGACCTGGTTAAGGGTGATTTGCAGAAACAGAAAGAAGAAAAAGGCTGTGAGGATATGGATAATGATATTAATAAAATGATAGCCGGGGAGGTTGTACTGGTGGAAGAAGTAATTCAGAGCAAAAGAAAGATTTGCCACAGGCCTGTTTTTGCAGGGTGAGTTGCCAATTGCTTCAGTTATTTCCTGCACTCCAAGGTTATTTATGCGAATGCTTGTGTTTTCAGTGATATTCGGGAGATCATCAAAATAGAATGGTACATTATAGGTATTTGAATATATGAAAAAACCGACAACTATAACCAGGAAAAAGGCAAAGATTTTATACTGGGTATTGGAAGAGAGGGGATGGCTGTTTGTCGGCATTGTTGTGAGAGATAGGTGACGGATTATTTTAAACCTTGGCGTGGTTAATCGACGATCAGCATGCTGATGTCGCTTGCCGGGGCTGAATGAGTCAGGGCGCCGATGGATATTATGTCAACCCCGGTTTCGGCGATGTCCCTGACATTATCCAGGGTTACGCCGCCAGATGCCTCAATCAGAGCCTTTCCTTGAACAAGCTCAACTGCTTTTCGCATTTCCGCAAGGGACATATTATCAAGCATGATAATATCCGCCCCGGCAGCAAGGCATTCCTCAACCTGATCCAGGCGCTCGGCTTCAACTTCAATTTTCATGGTATGAGGGGCGTATTTCCTGGTTTTTGTTATGGCTTCATGAATGGAGCCGCAGGCCTTGATGTGATTTTCCTTGATCAGTACGGCATCAGCAAGGTTGAAGCGATGATTGTACCCACCGCCAACGCGGACGGCATATTTTTCAAAAGTACGGAGACCGGGGTTGGTCTTTCTGGTATCAACGATGCGAACCGGCAACCCCTTTGTTTTTTCGACGAAGGCTGCGGTCAAGCTGGCTATTCCGCAGAGTCGTTGACAAATATTTAAGGCAACTCTTTCCGCTTTGAGCAGGTCTTGAGCCGGGCCTGATATTTTTAGGAGTTTGTCCCCTGGAAGGGCTTTTGACCCGTCAGGAAGCAGGATGTCACAATGTATTTCGTGATTCTGGGTTTCAAATACAAGCTCGGCAATTTCCAGCCCGGCTATTGTAAAATCGCTCTTTGCAATGAATAAGGCTTTGGCCGGCCACCCATTTTGAAACAGGGCTTCAGAAGTTATATCTCCCGGACCGATATCCTCTTCTAAAAACAGTTTTATTTTTTCTATAAGATGTAAATTGTTCATATTGATGATTTAACCCGATATAATTGAATGAAATTATTATAAAAAGCACAATATGTCAAATAAAGTTCCAGGGTTGTCCTGAATTAAATTCTTCAAGAAAGGCAATTGCATTTATCTGTTACTTTTTTTAGCAAAAGACAAAAAAATGATCATGAAAGTTAAATCAAGATTATTCTTCCTGATTAATGCCGAAGGTTTTTATATTAGTTAGAGAAATATAATTATTTTTGATAAAAATAATGTTATTTTTTATAAGCTTTAACGAACTTTGATGATTTTTTTTTGTCCGCACACTAAAAAGCACGTTGCGGATGTGTATTCCTCTTATAACGTATTGAAATTACTGGAGGCGATAATTCAGCATTCGACTTTTTACGAGGTCATCACATTTCAGGGAAAATAAGTTGGATTTATATAATAAGTCATTTATAATGTTACATTCAATGTAATTATAAAGAAAAAAGGGAGGATCACATTGTTATACAAAATCAAGTTGAATCTCATTGTTACGGTTGTGATGGTGACCTTATTTGTTTCCGGCGGAAGCAGTGACGCCGATTCCTTTCCGTTCCGTTCCATTGCCATAGATGACACCATGCCTCAGGTCATTGTCAATGACTATAAAACACAGCAACCCTTTGATTTTGAAACCTTTAAAGGGAAACCATATGTTGCGGTCTTTTGGGGCGCTGATGTCCAGACAAAAAAGAAACGATCAATCGAGGCCC
Coding sequences within:
- a CDS encoding tetratricopeptide repeat protein, producing MIQTAPDIMNPFLNKYRLPLVLLIFSVTGLAIYSNSFNVPYQFDDMTNILDSSAIQVQNPGLLEIINAGKHGFLKNRPIANISLALNYYFSGNALPGYHLVNILIHILAATFLFQFLHLTLNLQYKNSADFRISAIAFLAALIWLVHPVHTQSVTYIVQRMNSMASMFFILAMLSYVNFRSIADKGMKIFWLCLCLLSALFALGTKEIAITLPVFLFVYEWYFFQDLDAKWLKKKSLPICTIIILLIAISFIYMGADPFRALLDGYKVRDFTLVERVLTQPRVIIFYISQLLLPHPSRLNLDHHFIFSQGWLNPSATLYAFAGILGMIILAIHAARKDRFLSFGIFWFLGNLVIESSIIPLEIIYEHRSYLPSMMLIPVAVIIVYRATGWDLKKILVSGLFAAVMFSLWTYQRNITWQTPLALWSDCAQKSPLKARSHNNLGKTLADKGEHLKALEHFSTAIKQSAKPESQQFYNKAVSLEFLGRIDESIDYYNKALTLAPNYLAAHNNLGIAYARLNNLELAAYHFKEALRINPNDSPARQNLARCNLIIHQQQLKK
- a CDS encoding tetratricopeptide repeat protein; this translates as MNFSRTLRTELLILLGISLLVLFLYSPALNGPFVLDDDSQIVSNPYIRITGISFENLTKAVLKSPLPKRPVANISFALDYYFHQYRTFGYHLFNVMIHLATGFVLYLLFKITLQRASKSEESDRQFFMPLIAVALWLIHPLQTQSATYIVQRMNSLGALFFITSLLFYIHARLAPQNRRRIILLSLSLISALLAFGSKENTAMLPVFIFLYEWFFFQDADKKFLVSRQGVLAVIALLIFYALAFYMTLGIHPVDAVLAGYGRRDFTLPERMMTQGRVFFYYLSLFVLPMPGRMNLDHDFVLSTSLMIPPTTILALAGIVFLLIYGIFAAQKNRLFSFTIFWLFGNLLIESTVIGLEIIFEHRMYLPSMFLCLLVVVAAHRIISSGKVFYAAAIILGMIFSFWSYQRNTVWADEISLWQDCAKKSPLKARPNLNLGNAYSKKADFEKALVYFRKALEIDPEDYKAHNNIGSTYALDQNYEMALEHFNEAKKIKPDNMTTLANIAMIQENQGHLKEAIYSYKEAIKADPDFTPAYLRLAFIFEKMGNPDRAQFYYQGALEIDQSLEIASNNLGIILGSQGKLDEAIEMFKLSLRANPDFIEAKNNLIKARSMKIKPSGN
- a CDS encoding tetratricopeptide repeat protein, yielding MPTNSHPLSSNTQYKIFAFFLVIVVGFFIYSNTYNVPFYFDDLPNITENTSIRINNLGVQEITEAIGNSPCKNRPVANLSFALNYFFHQYNLPGYHFINIIIHILTAFFFFLFLQITLNQVPMKIPSGTNIIALLATLLWLAHPVQTQTVTYVVQRMTGLAALFYILSCYCYAQARMEQNKAAGTHPKWFLAAIFSGLLSLGSKEISITLPFFIFLYEFYFFQDLKGSWLKKQIPFIAGICLLLFLLVFFFAGGNPLQSIQNSFAYRDFNLTERLLTEFRVVIFYISLLLYPNPSRLTLEHDFALSSSLLSPPTTILAIVAVLLLLIFAFMISKKNRLLGFSLLWFFGNLALESSVIGIEIIFEHRLYLPSMFFIVIFTVLLFRTIQSSKIVLSVTIFILIVSCFWTFQRNAAWSEPVRFYNDMIQKNPNKARPHFNLGLLHISTENYAEAVHEINLALVLEPRLLPAHEHLAYAYEKADQFPLAVKHLIIILDMLPDDIKANKSIGVLYGKLGNLELAQTHLARALTLSPEDPQLLVNLGTAKHRQGNLEEAFTLYNKALEIQPENAQAHNNLGLIFLSRGELPNAEDFFRKALTIDPNHAQAKQNLMHVLQQKEKISQ
- the nadC gene encoding carboxylating nicotinate-nucleotide diphosphorylase, translated to MNNLHLIEKIKLFLEEDIGPGDITSEALFQNGWPAKALFIAKSDFTIAGLEIAELVFETQNHEIHCDILLPDGSKALPGDKLLKISGPAQDLLKAERVALNICQRLCGIASLTAAFVEKTKGLPVRIVDTRKTNPGLRTFEKYAVRVGGGYNHRFNLADAVLIKENHIKACGSIHEAITKTRKYAPHTMKIEVEAERLDQVEECLAAGADIIMLDNMSLAEMRKAVELVQGKALIEASGGVTLDNVRDIAETGVDIISIGALTHSAPASDISMLIVD